The nucleotide window CTCGACAACCAGTCATAAACTTGGACCCCTTGGATTTGAGTCTAACCTATGCATCTTGGATTTAAAATGACTTGTTGTTTCTGAGTGGCAGCTAGTATCCGGGGTTTACTTTGTTAAGTCGGGTTCAATTTTGTCCCACCTTGGAGAGGTTCCATATTTTGACAAAAACATTTATTGGCTGCTTGACGGTTCCAATTCCACTTTGTCTAATGTTCTTAAATAGAAATTAGTCTGTCTATAAACTTTTGGCAAGACCAAGGTAAAATATTGGTGCGAAGAGACATTCTTGGATGTATTAAATATGAAAGTGATAGGCTAATGCTTGGCAATCAAAATGAAGCCATGTAAACATACGAATTAAACTTAAAGTAAAACCATAACGATCAGAACATACAAGGTAACGTCCCAAGTGGGTCCCATGTAATGACCTTTTTTTGTTCGGTCTTGTCTCTAAAACCTAAACTGTTTATTGTCTAGCCTCATGGAGTGTGGATGGTGATCATTGTAAACCCATCTACACTTACCAAGTGTCATGAGCACAAGCTGAAAAGAGtccaaattttcttttgggttgTGGTTTTCAGATTTATTAATTTGGCAGTTCCAATGTTCAGACTTTTTAATTTCAGATTTCCAGTTCTTTTTCTGCTAAAGTTAGGCATATGGTGTCTTGGAGAAGATAGTTATGTCTGAACTATTAATTGCTTCAAATTGAAATTCCTTCTCTCTGGATTTTGCTCTCTTCTCTAGTTCTGTTCTCTCTctatgtgtgtgcgtgtgtgtgtgtttttctaCCCTTCAATTCACTGTGCTGAAATTACTGGTGACTCTTTTGCCATAGTACTTCCTGGCACTTTCAGGTCTTCAGTATGCCTttgttgtttttactttttaattatgtacgttttttttttgtgacagcATTAATGTTTGTATCTTCATGATTTCCATAATTCCATCTGCCCTTTGCGTCTAGACAAATTGAACCTGAGAAGAAGCATTTAATGTCATTGCCTTTACATAATTATTTTCTACCTGTGAACCCTTTTGTTGGTCTATTTTTACTATATTTGGGGGTATGTTTTGTAATTTGCAGAGAAGGAGAATCTGTGTTTGTATGGCTTTCCTAGTGAACAATGGGAAGTCAATTTGCCCGCTGAAGAAGTTCCTCCTGAGCTCCCGGAGCCTGCATTGGGTATCAACTTCGCTAGAGATGGGATGCAAGAGAAGGACTGGTTATCTTTAGTTGCTGTGCATGGCGATGCATGGTTGCTTGCTGTGGCTTTCTATTTTGGAGCCAGATTTGGATTCGATAAGGCTGACAGGTATTCATAATTTTTCTGTTGAATGCTTCTTCCATATTCCAGCTTGGTATTTCCTCTCATGCATACATCCTCTTATGTCAGTGGTTAATCTGGAGGAAGTCAGAGGAAATCCTTCCCGATTCATCTtcaaacttgtttggttgcctctttcattccaaaaaaaaaaaaaaacaacttattTGGTTGCCTCATTATGTTGATGTCATTGTTCATGTTAGTtttgaattcaaaatttattttcttggtgTGTTGCTGACATGTTGATTTcctttctgattttttttccaaatcttTCTAACCAAACTGGCTTGGTTCCTTTGGTCAAATTGTGACTGCTGTCTGTTTAGTTGATTGATCACGGTCACTATCAATTGAATTACATATAataatttcttctttgttttgtggGCTTGATGCAGTTGACATATATTCCTATTCTGGGTAATTTAAAAACACACTGTTGAACTCTGGTGAATTGTGTCACAACAAGTGATGCTTCATCTTCTGATAATTATGTGGACTTAGTCTTGAAGACAGTTAATCAAAGTCATACAAGCATGGATTGCATAGATTTCCGAGTGTAGTTTCTATTTATGAAGAGATCGGTTGTGTCCTCAAGTggttaaatatatatttgaaactTCTTGCTCATCTAATTTTTGTATAGTAGTTCTCTTTAACTGCCTGAATATGATGCTCTGCACTTAGAATGTGTTGGTCCTGATGCAGGAAGCGATTATTTACAATGATAAATGAACTCCCAACAATTTTTGAAGTTGTGACTGGTAGCGCAAAGAAACAATCAAAGGAAAAGTCATCTGTCTCAAATCACAGCAGCAGcaaatccaagtcaaattcTAAAGTGGTAAAAGAGGACTTTCTGTACTCGAGTTAGcaatattattttgtttagttTCATTAAAGCAAATATTCTGTGATTTTCAAATGTCAAGACTTTGGTATCTCTTTCCTATTATATAATATTTGCTTTTTAAACTCTGTTAATtataaatccaactcacctgatgGTGGAAATGGAAAATTATGTCATTTCTATGACTGGGCTGCACTAGTACGTGATTAaggatatttattttattaagaaATAGCCATAAAATAACTTACAATCTTCAGATGACCTCAAACTTTCTCGATGATGTTTGTACTTCGTATTTGAAGTAGCCAAGTAGGTTTGTTTTCTAGTGTTGTAAAGGTAGCATAATTAAGCAATGATGTATTTGCTTTTCCAAGTATGACTTTGCCTTTGTTTTTGCTTAGGAATACATCCATTTATTCTCTTTAATCCTAACTGAATGGTCTACTTTTGTTCTATGGGTTATATAAACACAGAAGACATCTGAATCTCAAGCAAAGTATGTAAAAGCATTGCAGCCAAAGGATGAAGACGAGGGCTTTGACGAGGAAGACGAGGATGAACATGGAGAGACATCATGCGGGGCTTGTGGTGAGAGCTATGGGGCAGATGAATTCTGGATATGCTGTGACATATGTGAGAAGTGGTTCCATGGCAAGTGTGTGAAGATCACCCCTGCTAGGGCTGAGCATATCAAGCAATACAAGTGCCCATCGTGCAGCAGCAACAAGAGAGGTCGCAGTTAATATGGCCAAGGGATGTTCTCTTCCTTTGTAGACTTCTTTAGTGGACTGTTATGTTGGGCATGTTAAACTTTCCTAGAACAATTTTTAGCGCAACATGCAAACGGTTGCTTTTAGTACACTAGACCTCAGTTTTCTGCGTGCTTAGTTTTAGTTCTGTGAAGATGTTACTTGTCTTGAGCTAGAAATGTTTAGCTGTTGTCTCTTCTAACTTTTTATCAGAATCAAATTGACGGCCTTTTCCCTTCCGCGTCATGAAGTTATACCTTTTAATTTGTTGGCATTAACTTAATTGAGGCAGTTTTGGTTGTAGGCTAGGTATGATCTGGTTAGCCAAATTTATAAGATTTGCTGGTCTAAGACTCTAGCTTCTTGATTGAGTTTTTGTTGGTGAATGCTGAGGTATATTTCCCAAGAATGGGATCAAAATCAAGTTGGCATGTCCCAGTTGCTGGCTCATTAGAGGAAACTTTGAAGTTATCCAAAATGGATGTTCATCCTAACCATCAACAAATCAGAATTTTCTTGTTCTTACCAGCTTCTTCTGTTTATTGCCCAAACGAAACTAGTGTCGAAATAAGCAATAAAAGCTCAGGTGCAAGGT belongs to Tripterygium wilfordii isolate XIE 37 chromosome 2, ASM1340144v1, whole genome shotgun sequence and includes:
- the LOC119981024 gene encoding PHD finger protein ALFIN-LIKE 4-like isoform X2, which codes for MEGGVGAAGGGAQYNPRTVEDVFRDFNGRRAGLIKALTTDVEDFYQQCDPEKENLCLYGFPSEQWEVNLPAEEVPPELPEPALGINFARDGMQEKDWLSLVAVHGDAWLLAVAFYFGARFGFDKADRKRLFTMINELPTIFEVVTGSAKKQSKEKSSVSNHSSSKSKSNSKVTSESQAKYVKALQPKDEDEGFDEEDEDEHGETSCGACGESYGADEFWICCDICEKWFHGKCVKITPARAEHIKQYKCPSCSSNKRGRS
- the LOC119981024 gene encoding PHD finger protein ALFIN-LIKE 4-like isoform X1, producing the protein MEGGVGAAGGGAQYNPRTVEDVFRDFNGRRAGLIKALTTDVEDFYQQCDPEKENLCLYGFPSEQWEVNLPAEEVPPELPEPALGINFARDGMQEKDWLSLVAVHGDAWLLAVAFYFGARFGFDKADRKRLFTMINELPTIFEVVTGSAKKQSKEKSSVSNHSSSKSKSNSKVKTSESQAKYVKALQPKDEDEGFDEEDEDEHGETSCGACGESYGADEFWICCDICEKWFHGKCVKITPARAEHIKQYKCPSCSSNKRGRS